The following DNA comes from Castanea sativa cultivar Marrone di Chiusa Pesio chromosome 10, ASM4071231v1.
CCAATAAGAATGCCCATTAGTATTAAGTTTAACAAAGTGTGATTAAGGAATAGCATAAGTAAAAATAGGGAATTGAGTATAAATAGTGTGAAAACCCACTTTTTATTTCTCCTATTCCACAAACAGCTAATTATCTGAATGAAACCACATGCCAAACTAGTTCTCCTCTTCAACATGTCAATCCAACTAGGCAATATTGTAGTCATTGCATTCTTGAATGTTGTAAGAAATAAACTGACTAGGCAGCAAGAAAGACAACAAATAGCTCGAGTTTAATGCACTCCTTTAACAGATGTACATTTTCCACATACACAGTACAACCACAAATAAAGCAAATATTATCTTTTGTCAAATGATAACTACTCTCCTACATACATTTTGGtatttgaaaatccaaaaattttccaactaTCTACGTTTGAAAAGCCATTAGTAATTTGTGTTcataacccaaaattttttgagtttatattAGGATTCTTCATTTAATTAAAGTAGCAAAttgctgaaattttttgtgttttaactATCCAAATTGAATAAGCACAATATTTCAGAAACATTTTATTCAACTTATTCCACTCCACACGTAGTTAAAATGTCAGAACAAGGTaattatactttttaaaattaacattaattCATGAACATAGCCTATATTGTCTAAACGATGCAATTATTTTTTCCATACTTGATGTTCGTGAAAATGCAAGAGTCATGTAACATAAAACCATAGCAAAGTTCTACATGGAAAGAGCTTACCCCATTCATTAGTATTTTCCCTCAATGCCCCATCAAATCAGCAACTATAACACTGATATTTTCAGTACTTCCTCGTCCTAGCGCAAGGCGACAAAGTATTGTTGCTGCAAAAGCACTCTTAGATGGGAACAAGACCTTGGTGTCATCACCACTCATGGCATGACTAGAAGAGGAGCTTCTTAGAGCTGTAGCTGGACTTCCTTCTTTTAGACATGTTCTTGCTACTTGGCATACCAAATCATTGGATATAGCGTCCCAAATGCCATCAGTTGCAATAATCAAGCACTCATCTTCTGGATCTCTTTTTGTGATGGAAGTACTAGGTTTTGATGTTATGATTGTTTTTAGAAACAAGTCCCCTGTTTTAGAAGTAAAATTGATGTTTTAGACGCTAAGATCACCAAATTATTAAGATTGACCCCATCACATGTTCAATGCATGTCATTATCATGCCTAACCATgttgaagagagaaaaaaaaaaaaaaacttttccactgtgtgtgtgtgtgtgtgtgtgtgtgacgtATAGAAAACATGCCTAAGGTATGTTAGATATAGTTTATATCATATAGGTGTGTATTGGACACTAAGTAAGGAATTAGTCAATAGTTTCCAACTTAAAATAGAGAAGTACTACATTATTATGCTTTTATATAACAAAACTTGTTCTGAATGAGTCATAAATGATGAAAGCAATACAAATTAAATGGAGTGAAGTACCACAAATTAATTTGGTATAGGTTATCAGATGAATTGTTAGAAATAGCCAAAAATATCTTAATTATGAGTTGGTAATTGAGTAATTTATCTGACACTAGATAAACATCAAGCACAAAAACTTAATACTCAATGATATGTACAATgttcttatttaaataatatagaaaataagGAAGACTATAAATTGAGTAAATTTCCCAAAAGCGTATATTATGATGCTTTATATCAGTGAAAAATATCATGATGCTACTGACTACTGAGAGGGATTAAAATGCTGTTGGCACTTcctaagaacatgcaattcaaatAGTTTTTGTCAAGGGTTAGTTTATCCAATAAGTCTTGAAGGAAATTATACAAgtttaataaaacaaattcaTGGAGTAATAAAGTTACCAAAAATCACCATCTTACGTGACCACCTAAAGTTAAaatccttgatttttttttttaattaaaaaaaaagaagaagaagaagctaatttTTAGAAAGGAAGATATTAAGGATTAAAGAGTGCTGATCTGATTGCTAAAGAAGGCTGCTCCATTagggagaatttttttttttgtattctcACCCCCCTCCCCCTGTTTTGTACCAATTATTGGCTGATGCTTGGGGTGTGGCCTACCCTAGACTCTGTAATtcttagtttttaatttaagttccctattaacccaaaaaaaaaaaatatatatatatatatatacacatatatatatatatatatatatatatattgtcattGCTAAAAAGTCACTATTAGAGACGATAATGGTCGTCGCTAATAGACATCTCATTTCAATGACGCCGCCAATGTCACCGCAAAAACATTTATTGTCCTCACAAATAGCTTAATGCCATTTACTAAAGATGAAAAAAGTTTGTCTCCATCAAACTAACAACCATGTATTAGCTCgctaataacatttttttttaaccttttttttttttttattcaagatagaattctactctaacctaatttaagtgtatatgtatgaaGCTcactcttggagacttgaaccccgacccttactcctcacaccccacaagcacttatacttgtggagtgaccattgcaccaaggaTGTGCGGTGATCATTTTTTTTGAACCTTTAGCGATGACCGTGAATGGTCATCGTTGATGTGTATTTATTAGCGGCAACTTTCTTGTAGTGATATATGCTCTCTTTTTACATAACTAAGCAATTTAAAGTATTTGAAGTAGATGTCATCATTTTAGATCAGAAGGGCACAATATTGAATATAGATGTTCTTTGAGTTAAGGATATTATAATTgttctttaataatattaaaaaattatagaatattttAGGAGTATAATAAATGTGTACACTTcatcctctcacatgaataatAGTTCTTAGTAATAAGACTTAacttaaataaatgaaattctTAATTGACCTGGCTCTTTTAATCACCATCTAATGTGATTTCCAAACTTAACCCATCCATGTCTATGCCATTTTATCCTCCACCATCATAACTACGTGAAAATTGCAACTGTTATTGCCTTGAAGAACAAATAGCATTGGAACACCAATGGCACCAATATTAACATCTCTCTATCTTGGAGATattagatttttcaaagactatataaacatgttaataaaaaatgttagttacacttaaaaaaaaaaaaaaaaaaaactctccattttttttaataaatacaaaaagaatTTCAACATTTAACATCTGCTCTCTTTTGCTTTAAAATAGAGATAATTTATTTCTCAAtacatatttaataattatcaaATCTAAAAATGAATGTAATGTCACATCATTCAGAATCAGTTTCATTCTTTATTTGatagtatataattttaaatgacGGATTTAGGAACAAAAGTCTCCGTTGCCGAAGCTTGGAACCTTGTCACCCTCCACAGCTTATCACATTTCATTCTATTGTTGTTGTCATCTATCCACATATCTTCCTCAAGGAACAAAAGTTTATGCGTTGCCTAGTTTTCATGCTTGGGTAGACCTTGTAACAGGTTTGATCGAGCTCTCCTTTTCTATATCATTGCTTTGTTTGAGCTTAAGTGTTTCTTAGGCTCATTTATAACAAGTGGTTGGTTTGTGCTATTTGTGTATCTGAAAAAATCTTATTACACACTTCATACACATTCTCTTTTGAAATTGTACTTTTAAATACAATTTCAGTCCATGTaactatatatgtgtgtagGATGAGTATGTAATTAAGAATGTGTAACTGTCATTTTTCTTGCTTATTTGCCTATAGTTTCTACTATCATGTCCCCACATTCCATTCATGAATCTCTCTTAACCTTTTTGTcccatatttatatattaatttttgttaagaTCTTCTTCATTTTACCCTCCGTCCCTTCTTTTAGGTTTCTACTCGCCTCTAATACTTCTTGATGCTCAAAAACCTCCCTTTTCTTCTTATTGATTCCTTCTAGCCATTTAAGTTATGTGATCCTTGCCATTTCTTCCATCTATATTATTTCCCCAATCGCACCCTCAATACTATTGTGCCCTCTCCCCATATTAGGGTTTCCTTTTTGTTGAGATTTTCCTCTATTAGTTGTATATTTCCTTCTATGTTTTGCTAGGCCTGCGACTCTCCAACACCATCCACCATCGTGTTCTCCTTGTCCCTAAATCTTCAAAATACAATTCTTCTTGGCCTATGTTTGCTCTCCCACTTGAGATCTCCCTTGTTTTTGTATGTCTTCCATTGCATGAAGCCAATTCCATTATTGGAACTCCCCTTCCTGTTTCCTTAACCTAAACCCATCATACGATGACATTCCCTTTCGTTGTGACACAAGCATCCACAGTAGTATCAGAACTAGGGCATCTCTTTTGATGGAAATCTTTTTTCCCCTCCGTAATGGTTTTCAAGTGTCAATATTGACTCGAACGAGTAGATTACTGCTCCAAAACCATGCCATATTTCAGAATGTTTAAATCCACTAGTGTTCCTAGATCTTTGCCTATTAGTTGCCCCAATATTTGTTTCTCAATTCCATCAATATATTTTCTCGATATagattaaatcattaaaaaaatccaaaaatgaaTGTAGTCTCACgtcattctttatttttataattaaattttaaatgatattttgaCAAAATATTCACTTtagttttaagaaaattaaagtttaatcaTAAAATGGACCATCTCCACTTCAAGGAAAATGGAAAGGAGAAGATCTTGATCCCTAAACTAAGTCATAGTTTTTACTTGTTCAAATGCCACTAGAACAACACTTTCTTTGCATACCCATTTCTACCTGTACATAGTGCGtttggatataatttttttactaaaatcttatttatttatctattgaAAGTTGGTTAAAGTATAGTTGTatctaatataaaaataaaaaaaatgtttagttaTGAAATCTTATTGCTTTCATCGCTATCACATCATACCACCAATCCACATCCAATATCATCTCTACCAAATTATGAAATGTGATAttgaaatggaaaaaagaattaaaaaaaaaaaaaggtaaaaaccACTAAACGTACAGATTAAACTTTATAAAATATCActttaggatttttattttttatttttcatatgttGGTTTTATTTTCTTCACTAGGTACTCTTTGGAGACTTGGACTAAAGCTAGAAGTCCTAGAAATTTCCAAGTTGTTGGGATTTGAATTAAGAACAAAAAGGCCCTGGACCaaacaattaataatatttatgcACTAATGCAAAATGGGAATCAATTTGGGTTAAGTGCACAGAGTACTGGACCCAATTCTTAACCTGCAGATCGCGGGCATTAGACATAAATGTGTAAGTGAAGCCGGATAGCAAAGCAATTTACTAGGGCAATTTTACTTAAATAGTAATTGCTCACCCGATCCAAGCACTCCAAACAACTAGTAGCATTCTAGCACCAATTGCTATCAAGCTGTTAGAAAACTTAATACGAGTTAGGATGCTATAGTCTTTTCCCAGCCACCTTACAAATAAGACATTTTTATAGCCAAATTCAGGCAAGAGATCGATGTAAGATGGTAAGAAGAGATATAATACAGTATTGTACACATAGTATTGAGACATTTATCATATAAGAAGATAACAAGTTCATAACATGCATTTGAGAGATTTTGCATTTAAAAGAGATTACCTAGCGAGCGAGACATATCCAGGATTCCATTAACTCGAAAACCATCTCTGTAAACAATATGGCCTCCAGCATTTTTAATCTTCAATAACTCCTCCAGTCTATCGGGCTGCAATAAGAGTACAATTTAATTCAAACAACAAAGTAGACGTGGCTGTTGCTTCAACCAGCAAACGTCATGCTGCGTGATACAGTCTATACTGTATATAAGAAAGTCCTGAGACCTAATAATTTTTAACTGTGCAGTTTCTTAATCTTaactaagaaaatattttggaaattaTACTAATTCCTCCAGTTATAACTAGTAACACAATAATTACGAGAATACGTAAATCACCCCAGAATTAAAAGTTCTATAACATTCATATTCGAACCCATTATCTACCCAGAGTTAACGCCTTTTCTTGGATTTAAAAATTCTAGCTAGTATGTTGGGATTCTTTAAGGGAATGAAGATGAATTTGGGGGGTTTTCTCTAGGGAGAGGTTTTGGTACCACAACCTTGGAGAATTATTATATCCAAAATTCGTGAAGAATTCAGGTGAGTTGGCATTAATtcctaaaaataatatatatatatatatatatatatatatatatatatatatatatatatatatataattgtagtgtgaattttttagttttgtataaatttgtttctaaaaaaaatgcataaactTGAGGGAATATTGCAACCAATTTTATAATAGTGAATTTATCCAAAATTTTCCCCaatgtttttccttttaaggaGAAATAATTTTCCATGTATGTGTTTGTATTATTAAATGTGATTGATATTTTGGATTGATAATTTTGATGATTGATCAAAATTCTTagttaattttcttatttcatgTAAGATTGGATTGTGGCCCAATAGAGACTACACACATAGTTGATGAGTCATATCTTGTAACCATACATAGAAAAATACTAGTAGTAGCAGTAATAGTTGTAGTACCTACCTTATGATCAACAGAGAGAGGGATGGGCTTCCCAGCACGGCAGAGGACGGCGCGCGAGTCACCGCAATTAGCAACGACTATACGGTTAGGAGTCAAGATAGCCACCGCAGCAGTGGAGCCCACCATAGCATACTCTTGAGGCTTGCAGCAGTACCTACAATATGATCCTTTCTTTCCACAAATGCACAGATTAAGGGCCACGTAATCCATCCTCAAAAAACTCTTCTCTATGGCTGCCCGCACCAGATCTTCCCACTCATCTGTACTTCCTCTTGTGCTCCACATGTTCTTCAGCTCCTCTGCCATGATTTGGTGCATCAAGTTCTTACATAGGGTGGAAACCTAGAGAGAAGTTCGAAGTTATGTTTAGGATTTTAGAAAAGAATGCAATGGATATAATGGAATGAAAGATATAGATTGTggtatatcttcttcttttttttctttgaaaattaattttataaaaaaaaaaacaaatggaatgaaatgaaatatatcattttatgcaTTTACTTTATAATTGTCTTTTTCTCACAATAAATATAGAATTGAGATAAccttcatttaattaaaaaagaaatagcaTTTCTCCAATTTAAGAAGAATCATTATGGCCAGAAGCCTTTTTAGCTTAACTAAGttcaaaaaaactattattattctTCCAAAGATACTATATATTCACACATCCAACATCCaccaaaaggagaaaagaaatgaaaaccaAGCCAAAAAGTAAAGACTATGTATTATATATGATCATATCTATTTACAATTAGATTATAGATCAgcttattacttttttttttcctactatttTGTGAGTCCTACATGaactatctatttattttattttatttttaatatttacatgttttacgtacttactttatttaatttttacattttatctATAGTAATTTCAATAAAAGCTAGAAAAGAAGTTCTAAAACAGACACAATATATCCACATGGGTAAAAATCATATGTTAGTTACATGGTGTCCCTTTTTATACTCAATTACTAATATTAACTtgttatacataattttttttcttataatatagccaaaattaaaaattaaaaaaaaaattaaacacatgATGAACTATAATCTGTGaaacataaaagtaaaagtGTAAAACACTAAACTAAAACAAACAATTTGTACTCATATttagcacacaaaaaaaaaaaaaaaaacaatttgtacTCATATTCACACcctgggaaaagaaaaagaatcaaaagatacaaaaacaaaaacgaaaaaGAGCGAAGGAATCTTAGAAGTTTCGTATTTATATTAGCTCTTATAATTGGGTGTACACTTGAGATTCGAAACGTAAGGAAACCAACTTATTGATAAGTGTGCATGTATTCATGGAGCCGAAGACTCGAAGTAGTACGCCCAACGCCACCGACCAAGACTGGTCTATTGGCTTTTGCGTATaaatgtaaaaactaaaaaccatGCACGTACACGTCCATCTATGGCTCACAGTCAAGGGTCGGTGAGCTGGGAAGAGAACACGTACACTCCACCCGTAatgtaggaaatatttttatatatggtGATGCTACCTACTGCAGCAGCTCTTGCAACTTGTAAATATTAATGGTTTGgaattaaattacattatttcAAGTAAGATTGTGtaaaactcaatataaaaaaatgtctgtacaattttaagttatttttaaatttaattttaatttttatgttaaaaattatTGTCCCAACTTTACCATCTATTTTTGGTGACTTGTGATGAGTTTGAGCATTTTGTAACAAGAATTTTGGGTTTATGTAAGGGTCTGTTTGTTTTGGACAATTTCAAATCTCTCAAGAGATATAAATTGTTGAGAGTTTAAATTCTAGAGTGTGAGAATTCCTTGAGGATAATTCAAGAGTATCTGCAAATTCTTGATCATTAAggataatttttaaataataaatataccCTTGAATATTGATAGACATCTTATTTGGATGAAGAATAATTACCTTATTTCCTAAAATTAACTCTATATAATTACTTTtacaaaaagaggaaaaaaatggtaattCTTACAAATACATAAATACGAGAACGCTTCTTATTTATCAAATAGAACTTATTATAAATATGTTTCATGAGAATTGAGATGTGTGTAAACATTACTATAATTTATGAGAATTTCAAATGAATAACTAGTTTTTCACAAACTTTATTTCATGAATTAAAAACTCACCTTGAATTCCTACATGAATAATGATCTTAAGGGTCAACTTATTtcagatttttcatttttgagaaTTTAAGATTTCTGTGAATTTAAACTTTTGACTAAATTATTAAGAAATTATATCTCAATTTTTAGTTGGTCCTACAAAACTTGTCTTAGAAATCCTTAAAGCTTACTAAGTTAGGGCAATTACACTCATCTTTCTTGAGATTTGAAAGAATGACACTCCACCcaaattttaagggaaaaaacACTTTCCCCTGTAACATTGTTTGACCAAACTCTATTAAATTGATATGAATAATATTGAATACTAACCTGTCATTTAGTTATATAAGggtagattttcaaaattaccatcccatgaaagaagaaaaatttaacttttctttatttcttgtttcctaattctaaaatcaattttttatattgaagattattttaaaatattcagtattactttttttttttcttttttcaacaagtTGTGAAGAGATTTGTCGTTGCAAGTCTTTTGTTACGTACCAAAATACTTTATAAATGCACAAAGTTCCacttttattctaaatttactAGTTGTGTTGTTACTAACCATGGTTAAACTTTGATAAaacagatttttaaaatattctgtTACTAATATTAATGGAAGGAGGACAAGAGtattattttcttcaaatctcAAAGGgctgttttttttcctttaggtTTTAGGTGGAGTGTCATTCTTTCAAACCTCAAGGGAAGAGAGTGTAATTACCCTTGTAAGTTTAATGGAAGAAAAATAGTCCACATAATCATTATGATAGGTGAGACCTAATAAGTaatattaagtattaactaGCTTTAAGTGTAATTTGTTACAATTTCAAACTTTTAGGTGAGATTTTAAACCTAgctttaggttttaggtttaggttatAGGTGAGACCTAATAAGTaatattaagtattaactaGCTTTAGGTTTTAGGTGGAGTGTCATTCTTTCAAACCTCAAGGGAGGAGAGTGTAATTACCCTTGTAAGTTTAATGGAAGAAAAATAGTCCACGTAATCATTATGATAGGTGAGACCTAATAAGTaatattaagtattaactaGCTTTAAGTGTAATTTGTTACAATTTCAAACTTTTAGGTgagattttaaattttcataaacTGTGTAAATTGAAATGTATCGaaattttcaaactcaaatataTAAGATTAATGAATCCAACACTCATAATTTTAACTAGAATCCTTGcttagaggttttttttttttgttttgaaaaaacaaaatccataagTGTCTGGATGAAAGaatttcaaaactttaaataatcataattttataaataaaataaaaaattaacagtTACAACTATGGACAACCATGAGATTGagttaaatatatttaagagatttttttcaatttggttattttatctttcatcattttattttatttcaatagtCTTTTAACAGATTAAGATCCTTTAGAGTTCTTAGAGTAACTCtacaataaagttttttatttatttaactttggagagaaaaagaaaagaattcttTAAATATTCatccattttgaaaaaataatggattgtttattaaaatcaataatttaaataaatattaaaatcatGATGGTCATGTTTTAATAAATCTTAATTatgtaacaaaattaaatttttaaatgaatttattaaatttttaggaACTTTATGGTTCAATTACTCTACAGATCTGAATCTGTTTTAGAAATAACAAAAAGTGAACAATAAAGAATCTTAATCCAATTAGGTATTTAAATAACTTcggaaattttaaaattttaccttAAATTACTAGagcgaggaaaaaaaaatggattcatatttaacttaataataataattaagggtggaagaaaaaataaattaaagaagatttagAGGATTAAAGAATTAGAAGAGAATTACGTGAGATCCTCCATGACCATCATAGACAGCAAAGAAATGCAAAGGTTTTCCACCAGCTATGTCCGGTTGATCGCAAAAGTTTTCTTGTACCACAACCGTATCTTCCATTTTGTCTGCCAGTCCCTGGATCGAAATTGAACCAAAAATTGGCATCGGGTTCTCATCCAATACCTCTTCAAGTAAATGTTGCCGCTTCCGAAAAGGAGTTTCTGCACTATTGATCGCTGACCAGGATGAGCCAGCAGAGCCACCAGTTCTCAATGACAGTGTTGTCTCAACTCTCTCGCCACGATGCACCTCGGAATCGGATGCATCACTTTCGGATTTCAGAATTGGCTGCCCAGATGGTTGTGCCATTttgcagagagagagatgagtgtATTGTCTATTGTgtgtgtttgagagagagagagagagagaaagaagagcaAAGCAATTTGTTATGGATAATAGTGAGTAGTGACTAGTGATAGAAACAAAGTTAAAGATGGTTGGGGAAGTTTCATTTCATGGTGACTCGTGGATGGAGAATGGTGTTTGGGAGCGCCACGGGAAAGTATTTGCATGAGCCATGAACTTCTACGCGAGATTTCGTCGATTAATTGTCTGCAAGTGTAACTGTAACtgctaacaattttttttttcaatattttatttctacaacTACAACTCATATCATGCTCATGGAGACATGGTGTGCATCATTTCAACAAGACAGAAAGAGAGTAATTAGGGAAACACAAAATTTCACATAACATTAATCGTTATGGAGTGAGTAAAATGACAATAATTACTAGTGTGacaataattagaaaaaaaaatttaaatattaattagcGAGTAAAATAATATGTGGGGAACACTTCATTTAATGTGATAAGTTTTCCGACACATGTTATTTAATAAAAGTGTCATATTACGTAAAATAACTTACACTTAGACCTTTCACTCAGCATTTAATGTGATGTGGCATATCTCTAACGAGATTCccaattaattgaaaaaatggCTCACGTCAACAAAACAGGCATGAACTTATCATATCTAACCAAAAGTAATAACAAAGGGCGATTCAACACGTGCTAGTAGGAGAATTTGGAATGCGAAATCACCCTTGAAGTTCATTTTCATAAATTCTTTCTATTACTTAAGCTTAAGCTTTGGAGTGCTTACTATACCACCCATCATGATATCATTTACTACCGCTCATTATGATACTGTGCTCTGTTTATGTAGGAATGAGTGATTCTAGACTTCATATAGAGCTTCTAATTTCCGATCCTACACTTACTAAATTAACCAAAGTTCGTTTTTTATCGCTTACAgttattttaaatttcctaGTGCTAGCTTATTATGAGGTTGAGATTTGCCTCTTCTTGAGAGTAAAAAACAGGTAAGttgcatataataataataataataataataataacaataacaataacttttaatgtAACAAATGcttgaaattaataaatattggTAAGAGTTTCTGATATGCTTGAGAAAGAAGACACTCTTGGATCTACTATGGTATGGAAACCTTCCTTAGTAAAAAGTCATGCAGGTTCCATAACCTCGCTCAAGCGAGAGTCTTACAACTTTGTGATTGCTTGAGCAAGTTCTGCGTTCGCTTGAGCTCGTATACGCATGCTTTAATGCACCAATCAGCACCTCTTCGCTCTTGCTCATCTCGATCCCAATTCAAGTGACCAAACTCTCTAAAGAGTAAAGACAGCTCAGTTACCATTTAAGATCTTAAGACTCATTTCAACATTGGTCCAACTGCAAACGTGCTTTGTAAAGTATTTATAACGAGACTactataagaaaaatataatggacaatatttttcttcaaattggTAATAAAGTATATCGCATGCCCTTAACGATGACTTTTCtatgaatttttataatattcttaacatcatgatgatgatttttatatgaatttataatattcttttatatgaatttttataatattcttaacATCATGATGATGActtttatatgaatttataatATTCCTAATTAACATCACTAACCTTGGTTCACTCTCTTCTATTTATGCgattatgaaaatatttcatTACTCTTCCACTCTTCCCACAAATCTTCATTACCATAGAAGAATTATGGTTCAAATTACCCTCCACTATTGttatagctaaaaaaatattaaagactCTTTCAATAAATCTTTCAGGCCAGAGGTTCATTTCTTAGGATATATTGTTATAGCTATTGGATTAACACTCGTCCAATAGCTATTGGATATATTCCCAAAGGATTAGGAATACCAACTAGCTATTTCTATGTTTACTCTCTCTTCCTAATCTTTCTAATTTTCCCATGTTGAAAGGACATGGGATAAGCGCCTCACCAATGCCGAAATATTTGCTTCTTGGCCACAAGTTTTGGCCTAATCTCCATCCATGTCTAACGAATTGACAATTTAGTCAATGTTGGAACCTCTAATTTCCAAGAGACATGACCAGCCGAAAACAACATTAACTCCCAAACATGGCCAGAGCTCTCGGAGATGACTGTAATAGGAATAGACATGTGCACTAGTTAGATCGAGGGCCTAGCGTTATGAGTGGTACCATC
Coding sequences within:
- the LOC142613002 gene encoding putative protein phosphatase 2C 75, yielding MHQIMAEELKNMWSTRGSTDEWEDLVRAAIEKSFLRMDYVALNLCICGKKGSYCRYCCKPQEYAMVGSTAAVAILTPNRIVVANCGDSRAVLCRAGKPIPLSVDHKPDRLEELLKIKNAGGHIVYRDGFRVNGILDMSRSLGDLFLKTIITSKPSTSITKRDPEDECLIIATDGIWDAISNDLVCQVARTCLKEGSPATALRSSSSSHAMSGDDTKVLFPSKSAFAATILCRLALGRGSTENISVIVADLMGH